A single region of the Elusimicrobiota bacterium genome encodes:
- a CDS encoding alpha/beta hydrolase yields MMLWVLGGAALCLAAVALGFGWWGAGLILHPPKMSPLAVFPEHFGLAYEKVSFSTSDGLTLKGWFLPSPTGDERTVLMCHGWGDNKGELLAGTRFLNSVGGFNLLYFDNRSHGESGGDITTIGCLEVLDFQAAMAYLRRQRPQCLKRLGVFGLSMGAAVAAMAAHEQPEVKAVVLESPFTDYRQVVRRWAWNNLRIPYFPLMMIVLWFLRLRVGREDVDSYSPIRFISRVAPRPVLFISGAEDRLMPPDDVGALYAAAREPKELWMIPGASHGKCRELAGPEYDRRLTEFFSKTL; encoded by the coding sequence ATGATGCTCTGGGTGCTCGGCGGCGCCGCGCTGTGCCTGGCCGCCGTGGCTTTGGGTTTCGGCTGGTGGGGCGCCGGGCTCATCCTCCATCCCCCGAAGATGAGCCCCCTGGCGGTCTTCCCTGAGCATTTCGGGCTCGCTTACGAGAAAGTCTCCTTCTCGACCTCGGACGGCCTGACCCTCAAGGGCTGGTTCCTGCCCTCGCCCACCGGCGACGAGCGCACCGTGCTCATGTGCCACGGCTGGGGCGACAACAAGGGAGAGCTCCTCGCCGGCACCCGTTTCCTCAACTCCGTCGGCGGCTTCAACCTGCTCTACTTCGACAACCGTTCCCACGGCGAGAGCGGCGGGGATATCACCACCATCGGCTGCCTGGAGGTGCTGGATTTCCAGGCAGCCATGGCTTACCTGCGCCGGCAGCGGCCCCAATGCCTCAAGCGCCTGGGCGTCTTCGGCCTTTCCATGGGCGCGGCCGTGGCCGCCATGGCCGCGCATGAGCAGCCGGAGGTCAAGGCCGTGGTGTTGGAGAGCCCGTTCACCGACTACCGGCAGGTGGTCAGGCGCTGGGCCTGGAACAACCTGCGCATCCCCTATTTCCCATTGATGATGATCGTGCTCTGGTTCCTGCGGCTGCGCGTGGGCCGGGAAGACGTGGACAGCTACAGCCCCATACGCTTCATCTCCCGCGTGGCGCCCCGGCCGGTCCTGTTCATCAGCGGGGCCGAGGACCGGCTCATGCCGCCCGACGACGTGGGCGCGCTCTACGCCGCGGCCCGGGAGCCCAAGGAGCTCTGGATGATACCGGGGGCCTCTCACGGCAAGTGCCGCGAGCTGGCGGGGCCGGAGTACGACCGGCGGCTCACGGAGTTCTTCAGCAAGACGCTGTAG
- the folK gene encoding 2-amino-4-hydroxy-6-hydroxymethyldihydropteridine diphosphokinase, translated as MPDCLLLLGANLGRRREYLRRALLRLGGLRGGKVLARSRLYDTAPLGPSRRRFLNLAVRYRTALSPMGLLVELKRLEALAGRRPGPRWSARPLDIDILDYAGRRLKCRWLSVPHPGAARRAFALAPVCDIAPDWRPAGRATAARLLRRLRPSAVEVRVLP; from the coding sequence ATGCCTGATTGCCTGCTCCTGCTGGGCGCCAACCTGGGCCGACGGCGGGAGTATCTGCGCCGCGCCCTGCTGCGCCTGGGCGGACTGCGCGGCGGCAAGGTCTTGGCGCGCTCCCGCCTCTACGACACGGCCCCCCTGGGCCCCAGCCGCCGGCGCTTCCTGAACCTGGCCGTGCGCTACCGCACGGCGCTGTCTCCCATGGGCCTTCTGGTCGAGCTCAAGAGGCTTGAAGCCCTGGCCGGCAGACGGCCGGGCCCGCGCTGGTCGGCGCGGCCGCTCGACATAGACATCCTGGACTACGCCGGCCGCCGCCTCAAGTGCCGCTGGCTGTCGGTGCCCCATCCCGGCGCGGCCCGGCGCGCCTTCGCGCTGGCCCCGGTCTGCGACATCGCGCCGGACTGGCGGCCGGCGGGCCGGGCCACGGCCGCGCGGCTGCTGCGCCGCCTGCGCCCCTCGGCCGTTGAGGTCCGGGTCTTGCCATGA
- a CDS encoding 4-hydroxy-tetrahydrodipicolinate reductase, translated as MKKPLRLVVTGAAGRMGRRVAALAAEDGRFQVTALVDRRKGAGLSQPESLPKALAQADVLVDFSAPEAAVRFAGLAATARKPAIIGATGFNQVQLAQLRAASRRIPVFLSPNFSPGIHALGALLRSAASLLKDYEVSISETHHSRKKDAPSGTALRLARIVMEVRRGAAPAIASQRVGDVVGDHTVTLAGPCERLELTHRAQSRDVFAQGALRAALWVSGKRPGLYDMPDLFSAR; from the coding sequence ATGAAAAAGCCCCTGCGCCTCGTCGTGACCGGTGCTGCCGGCCGCATGGGCCGGCGCGTGGCCGCCCTGGCCGCCGAGGACGGACGCTTCCAGGTGACCGCCTTGGTGGACCGCAGGAAGGGCGCGGGCCTCAGCCAGCCGGAAAGCCTCCCCAAGGCCCTCGCCCAGGCCGACGTGCTCGTGGATTTCTCCGCCCCCGAAGCGGCGGTGCGCTTCGCCGGCCTGGCCGCGACCGCGCGCAAGCCCGCGATCATCGGCGCGACCGGCTTCAACCAGGTCCAGCTCGCCCAACTCCGGGCCGCCAGCCGCCGCATCCCGGTATTCCTTTCCCCGAATTTCAGCCCCGGCATCCATGCCCTGGGAGCCCTGCTGCGCTCCGCCGCGTCCTTGCTCAAGGACTACGAGGTGTCCATCAGCGAGACCCACCACAGCCGCAAGAAGGACGCCCCCTCCGGCACGGCCTTGCGCCTGGCCCGCATCGTGATGGAAGTCCGCCGCGGCGCCGCGCCGGCCATCGCGTCTCAGAGGGTAGGCGACGTGGTAGGAGACCACACCGTGACCTTGGCCGGCCCCTGCGAGCGCCTGGAGCTGACCCACCGCGCCCAATCGCGGGACGTGTTCGCGCAGGGAGCCCTGCGCGCCGCGCTCTGGGTGTCCGGCAAGAGACCCGGGCTCTACGACATGCCGGACCTGTTCTCGGCCAGGTGA
- a CDS encoding acyl-protein synthetase: MRFPNCEAVCRAPDPHVWTPAKSRRMVAACRELAAFHARNSRELAALYRRRGFRPGSIRTEADLKRIPMLGVTAMKHFLLTSLPHERCVLKGTSSGTRGQKTQMWFDADSLDRCQAQLTGLWEEEGLRSSEPTNYLMFVYDPKEAKDLGIAFSDTNQQRFAPAAGVFYAVRKSRAGAWEFQKAETARTLREYAGAGLPVRIFGIPSFMYEFLSEMKEPVRLPPRSWMVTGGGWKAAEDKQVSREFFRELASKMLGLDPDNIRDGYGMAEHAAPYLECRKHRFHVPVYNRVYARDPVTLEVLPPGRPGLLELITPFNAMMPNLAILTTDLGSLDPGRCPCGYNSPTFTLLGRGGLVKHKGCAIHAGEIVRRSS; encoded by the coding sequence ATGAGATTCCCCAATTGCGAAGCCGTCTGCCGCGCGCCGGACCCGCACGTCTGGACGCCGGCCAAGAGCCGGCGCATGGTCGCGGCCTGCCGGGAGCTGGCGGCCTTCCACGCCCGCAACTCCCGTGAGCTCGCCGCGCTCTACCGGCGCCGGGGCTTCCGGCCCGGCTCCATACGGACGGAAGCCGACCTCAAGCGCATCCCGATGCTGGGCGTGACCGCGATGAAGCATTTCCTGCTCACCTCCCTGCCGCACGAGCGCTGCGTGCTCAAGGGGACTTCCTCGGGCACGCGCGGGCAGAAGACCCAGATGTGGTTCGACGCGGACAGCCTGGACCGCTGCCAGGCCCAGCTCACCGGGCTGTGGGAGGAGGAGGGCCTGCGCTCCTCGGAGCCGACCAACTACCTCATGTTCGTCTACGACCCGAAGGAGGCCAAGGACCTGGGCATAGCCTTCTCGGACACCAACCAGCAGCGCTTCGCCCCGGCCGCCGGCGTCTTCTACGCGGTGCGCAAAAGCCGCGCTGGCGCCTGGGAGTTCCAGAAGGCCGAGACGGCGCGCACCCTGCGGGAGTACGCGGGCGCGGGTCTGCCCGTGCGCATCTTCGGCATCCCCAGCTTCATGTACGAGTTCCTCTCCGAGATGAAGGAGCCCGTGCGCCTGCCCCCGCGCAGCTGGATGGTGACGGGCGGCGGCTGGAAGGCGGCCGAGGACAAGCAGGTCTCCCGGGAGTTCTTCCGGGAGCTGGCCTCCAAGATGCTGGGCTTGGACCCGGACAACATCCGCGACGGCTACGGCATGGCCGAGCACGCCGCCCCCTACCTGGAGTGCCGCAAGCACCGCTTCCACGTCCCGGTCTACAACCGCGTCTACGCGCGCGACCCGGTGACCTTGGAGGTCCTGCCGCCCGGCCGGCCGGGGCTCCTGGAGCTCATCACGCCTTTCAACGCCATGATGCCCAACCTCGCCATCCTGACCACGGACCTGGGCTCCCTGGACCCCGGGCGCTGCCCCTGCGGCTACAACTCCCCGACCTTCACTTTGCTCGGCCGGGGGGGGCTGGTCAAGCACAAGGGCTGCGCCATCCATGCGGGCGAGATCGTGCGGAGGTCCTCTTGA
- a CDS encoding NAD-dependent epimerase/dehydratase family protein, whose amino-acid sequence MRILVLGGTVFVGRHFVEAALARGHAVTLFNRGRHGPDLFPQAEKLRGDRDHDLSALRGRTFDAVFDPSGYRPEQVGSVVEALGAGIPHYTFVSSISAYRRFPPGRPFDEDAPLAAGSAGYGALKARCEEALEAALPGRVAQVRPGLIVGPHDPTGRFTYWPRRLAQGGRVLAPGRPQRPIQFIDARDLAGWCVRLAEARRAGRFTAVGPESRLTMGELLAACAQAAGGDARLTWAADEELAAAGVEPWSEMPLWIPEADPVHGGMLLADNRRALASGLTLRPVGETIRATLEWEAADGGPQSDAPNRVTPISREREAAVLEKIKSKRPRSRA is encoded by the coding sequence ATGAGGATACTCGTCCTGGGCGGCACGGTCTTCGTCGGCCGGCACTTCGTGGAGGCCGCCCTGGCGCGCGGCCACGCGGTCACGCTGTTCAACCGCGGGCGGCATGGCCCGGACCTGTTCCCGCAAGCCGAGAAGCTCCGCGGCGACCGGGACCACGACCTGTCCGCCCTGCGCGGCCGGACGTTCGACGCCGTGTTCGATCCCTCGGGCTATAGGCCGGAGCAGGTGGGCTCGGTGGTCGAGGCTCTGGGCGCAGGCATCCCCCATTACACCTTCGTCTCCAGCATCTCCGCCTACCGGCGATTCCCTCCCGGCCGGCCGTTCGACGAGGATGCGCCGCTCGCGGCAGGCAGCGCCGGCTACGGGGCGCTCAAGGCGCGCTGCGAGGAGGCTCTCGAGGCGGCGCTGCCCGGCCGGGTGGCTCAGGTGCGGCCCGGCCTCATCGTCGGCCCTCACGATCCGACCGGCCGCTTCACCTACTGGCCGCGCCGGCTCGCCCAGGGCGGCCGAGTGCTGGCGCCCGGCCGCCCGCAGCGCCCGATCCAGTTCATCGACGCGCGCGACCTCGCCGGCTGGTGCGTGCGCCTGGCCGAGGCGCGGCGGGCGGGGCGCTTCACCGCCGTGGGCCCGGAGTCGCGGCTGACCATGGGGGAACTCCTCGCCGCCTGCGCTCAGGCCGCGGGCGGCGACGCGCGACTCACCTGGGCCGCGGATGAAGAGCTCGCCGCGGCGGGCGTCGAGCCGTGGAGCGAGATGCCGCTCTGGATCCCCGAGGCCGATCCTGTCCACGGCGGGATGCTGCTCGCGGACAATCGGCGCGCCCTGGCGTCCGGCCTGACGCTGCGTCCGGTCGGGGAGACGATACGCGCGACGCTGGAATGGGAAGCCGCGGACGGGGGGCCGCAATCCGATGCCCCGAACCGCGTGACGCCCATATCCCGCGAGCGGGAGGCGGCGGTGCTCGAGAAGATCAAGTCCAAGCGCCCGCGGTCCAGGGCATAG
- a CDS encoding S9 family peptidase — protein MTAAPLHAGLPPLIPREVLFGNPEKTSPKLSPDGKRLAWIAPDQKNVLQVWVKTIGRNDDRILTADKKRGIRSYFWAHNNRVLIYLQDVDGDENWHAYGADLESGNVRDYTPFQGVRADVTAADPKFPDELLVQLNLRDRHFFDVYRLDLKSGALALDTTNPGDVESFTADADFEVRAAQVNTPDGGTEIRIRKDSKSSWKSWIKVGPEDILGFQDFTADGKSAYLVSSVGSDTARVVEKSLLTGVEKMVAAMPDVDSAGVMIHPRRHIVQAVGFARGRTEWTVVDPSVKADFAAIKSIRDGDFTVISRDDQDAVWLVAFTADSGPVRFYSWDRAAKKETFLFAHQPKLEGLRLAKMEAVTIKSRDGLDLHSYLTLPVGVEPKHLPLVLFVHGGPWGRDMWGYNSYAQWFANRGYACLQVNFRASTGYGKKFLNAGNKQWGLKMHDDLIDAVDWAIQQGTADPKKVAIMGGSYGGYAALAAVTFTPEKFACSVDMVGPSNLKTLVQSIPPYWKPMRAMFDVRMGNIDDPKEAELIRNASPLFKADQIVRPLLIGQGANDPRVKQAESEQIVAAIEKNRGRVTYVLYPDEGHGFARPENRIDFNARAEAFLGANLGGRVEPVQGDAYPGSTAKVKVVGK, from the coding sequence ATGACCGCCGCTCCGCTCCACGCCGGCCTCCCCCCGCTCATCCCGCGCGAGGTCCTCTTCGGCAACCCCGAGAAGACCAGTCCCAAGCTCTCCCCGGACGGCAAGAGGCTCGCCTGGATCGCCCCCGACCAGAAGAACGTCCTCCAGGTCTGGGTCAAGACCATCGGCCGCAACGACGACAGGATCCTGACCGCCGACAAGAAGCGCGGCATCCGCAGCTACTTCTGGGCCCACAACAACAGGGTCCTCATCTACCTCCAGGACGTGGACGGCGACGAGAACTGGCACGCCTACGGCGCGGACCTCGAATCCGGCAACGTGCGCGACTACACCCCGTTCCAGGGCGTGCGCGCCGACGTCACGGCGGCCGACCCCAAGTTCCCGGACGAGCTTCTGGTCCAGCTCAACCTGCGCGACCGCCACTTCTTCGACGTCTATCGCCTGGACCTCAAGTCCGGCGCCTTGGCCCTCGACACGACCAATCCCGGCGACGTCGAGTCCTTCACGGCGGACGCCGACTTCGAAGTCCGCGCCGCGCAGGTCAACACCCCGGACGGCGGCACAGAGATCCGCATCCGCAAGGACTCCAAATCCTCCTGGAAATCCTGGATCAAGGTCGGCCCCGAGGATATCCTGGGTTTCCAGGATTTCACGGCGGACGGCAAGTCCGCCTACTTGGTCTCCTCGGTCGGCAGCGACACGGCCCGCGTGGTGGAAAAGAGCCTCTTGACCGGGGTCGAGAAGATGGTGGCCGCCATGCCGGACGTGGACTCCGCCGGGGTCATGATCCACCCCCGCCGCCATATCGTGCAAGCCGTGGGCTTCGCCCGGGGCCGCACGGAATGGACCGTGGTGGACCCCTCGGTCAAGGCCGACTTCGCGGCCATCAAGAGTATCCGCGACGGCGACTTCACAGTCATCAGCCGCGACGACCAGGATGCGGTCTGGCTCGTGGCCTTCACCGCCGACAGCGGCCCGGTCCGCTTCTACTCATGGGACCGCGCCGCGAAGAAGGAGACTTTCCTGTTCGCGCACCAGCCCAAGCTCGAAGGCCTGCGCTTGGCCAAGATGGAGGCGGTGACCATCAAGTCCCGCGACGGCCTGGACTTGCACTCCTACCTGACCTTGCCCGTGGGCGTGGAGCCCAAGCACCTGCCCTTGGTGCTTTTCGTGCACGGCGGTCCTTGGGGCCGCGACATGTGGGGCTACAACTCCTACGCCCAGTGGTTCGCCAACCGCGGCTACGCCTGCCTGCAGGTCAACTTCCGCGCCTCCACCGGCTACGGCAAGAAGTTCCTCAACGCCGGCAACAAGCAGTGGGGCCTGAAGATGCACGACGACCTCATCGACGCGGTGGATTGGGCCATCCAGCAGGGGACCGCGGACCCAAAGAAAGTCGCCATCATGGGCGGCTCCTACGGTGGTTACGCCGCTTTGGCCGCCGTCACTTTCACCCCCGAGAAGTTCGCCTGTTCCGTGGACATGGTGGGCCCCTCGAACCTCAAGACCTTGGTCCAGTCCATCCCGCCTTACTGGAAGCCCATGCGCGCCATGTTCGACGTGCGCATGGGCAACATCGACGACCCCAAGGAGGCCGAGCTCATCAGGAACGCCTCCCCGCTGTTCAAGGCGGACCAGATCGTGCGGCCGCTGCTCATCGGACAGGGCGCCAACGACCCGCGCGTCAAGCAGGCCGAGTCCGAGCAGATCGTGGCCGCCATCGAGAAGAATCGGGGCCGGGTCACCTACGTGCTCTATCCCGACGAGGGGCACGGCTTCGCCCGGCCCGAGAACCGCATCGACTTCAACGCCCGCGCCGAGGCCTTCTTGGGCGCCAACCTGGGCGGCCGCGTGGAGCCTGTCCAGGGGGACGCGTACCCGGGCTCGACCGCGAAGGTCAAGGTCGTCGGAAAGTGA
- a CDS encoding insulinase family protein yields MRKTGLLIAAVMVVAGLAQAQTWMPKVPEPLDIPLPADPMAVTIHRLPNGLTVYLSPYHQEPRVTAWIATRAGSRQDPADSTGMAHYLEHMLFKGSGALGTGDYAKEKPSLDRISALYEKLFKTTDPAERKAVYKEIDRYNVLVSTYAIPNELAQAYRRLGARGLNAFTSNESTVFVCNFPSNRAEAWARLESDRFAHPVFRLFQTEIETVYEEKNRSLDNPERILNEALDKQVWKEHPYGRTVLGSVEHLKNPSLAKMYAYYDKNYIPNNMAIVLSGDFDRASMLQLIEKYFGVWKPKDLPKAEPSPIVKPKGVERVEVRYESEEKVAASWQTVPVEHPDADALTVMDMLMTNSRTGIIDLDLVQAQKVKSANSGNDFLNEGGVWTMWAVPKKDQKLEEAEALLMGTVAKLKAGAFTDEDIKAVLTNFEVGEKYKLENNDSRVGYMVGSFLRYEPWPKTAAWLERLRRVTKADVLRVAQKYLGEDRVVAYRRQGKPTLVSMAKPEFTKLDIKPGRQSRFFDEVLSLPAAPLEPRWVVRDRDYTLTEIPEGRLYAAANPVNDLFALTWRFDLGRRHERSLCSALNLLEHAGAGALPAEEFKKRLYALGVSLRTGCGEQEASVSLSGLEKDLWPSLQLMREHFDSPRTDTDTLKKMVEVAIGAHQDNRKNPAYIHHALSELAERGKESGVLLELSDSELRALKEDSLKALARSLLDYKRRVIYVGSRTPGEVARLIDQGRRGYKDPPAYKPQRYLKPARDKVLFTHRDMLQSQIGIFAADEVYDPRHAVDYQFLANYLGGGMSSVIFQEVREARALAYQASGGYWGASKTGDENQVWGYLGTQADKTSEAAALLRGLLLSPPLSGPRFAETAKGIEESYRTNPIQFRSVPGAVIGWEELGLSGDPRPERFARVLEYKLDDLARFSRRFQGRPMTVYVLGHRDRLGLDALKKLGDFEEKSLDQIFPY; encoded by the coding sequence ATGAGGAAGACCGGACTCTTGATCGCCGCCGTCATGGTCGTCGCCGGCTTGGCCCAAGCCCAGACTTGGATGCCCAAGGTCCCGGAGCCCCTGGACATCCCGTTGCCCGCGGACCCCATGGCCGTGACCATCCACCGCCTGCCCAACGGCCTGACCGTGTATCTCTCTCCTTATCACCAGGAGCCCCGCGTCACGGCCTGGATCGCCACGCGCGCCGGCAGCCGCCAAGACCCCGCGGACTCCACGGGCATGGCCCACTACCTCGAGCACATGCTGTTCAAGGGCTCGGGAGCCCTGGGCACCGGCGACTACGCCAAGGAAAAACCCTCCCTCGACCGCATCTCCGCCCTCTACGAGAAGCTCTTCAAGACCACGGACCCGGCCGAGCGCAAGGCCGTCTACAAGGAGATCGACCGATACAATGTCCTGGTCTCGACCTACGCCATCCCCAACGAGCTGGCGCAGGCCTACCGCCGCCTGGGCGCCCGCGGGCTCAACGCCTTCACCTCCAACGAGAGCACCGTCTTCGTCTGCAACTTCCCGTCCAACCGGGCCGAGGCCTGGGCCAGGCTCGAATCGGACCGCTTCGCGCATCCGGTCTTCCGGCTCTTCCAGACCGAGATCGAGACGGTCTACGAGGAGAAGAACCGCTCGCTGGACAACCCGGAGCGCATCCTCAATGAGGCCCTGGACAAGCAGGTCTGGAAGGAGCACCCCTACGGCCGCACCGTGCTGGGTTCCGTGGAGCACCTCAAGAACCCCTCCTTGGCCAAGATGTACGCCTATTACGACAAGAACTACATCCCCAACAACATGGCCATCGTCCTTTCCGGCGACTTCGACCGGGCGAGTATGCTCCAACTCATCGAGAAATACTTCGGCGTCTGGAAGCCCAAGGACCTGCCCAAGGCCGAGCCCAGCCCCATCGTCAAGCCCAAGGGGGTGGAGCGCGTGGAGGTCAGGTACGAGTCGGAGGAGAAGGTCGCGGCCTCCTGGCAGACCGTCCCGGTCGAGCATCCGGACGCGGACGCTTTGACCGTCATGGACATGCTCATGACGAACTCCCGGACCGGCATCATCGACCTGGACCTGGTCCAGGCCCAGAAGGTCAAATCCGCCAACTCCGGCAACGACTTCCTCAACGAGGGCGGAGTCTGGACCATGTGGGCCGTGCCCAAGAAGGACCAGAAGCTGGAGGAGGCGGAAGCCCTCTTGATGGGCACGGTGGCCAAGCTCAAGGCCGGCGCGTTCACGGATGAGGATATCAAGGCGGTCCTCACCAACTTCGAGGTGGGGGAGAAGTACAAGCTGGAGAACAACGACAGCCGGGTCGGCTACATGGTCGGGTCGTTCCTGCGCTACGAGCCTTGGCCCAAGACCGCGGCCTGGCTGGAGCGCCTGCGCCGCGTGACCAAAGCGGATGTCCTGCGCGTGGCGCAGAAGTACCTGGGAGAGGACCGCGTGGTGGCCTACCGGCGCCAGGGCAAGCCGACCTTGGTCTCCATGGCCAAGCCGGAGTTCACCAAGCTCGACATAAAGCCCGGACGGCAGTCGCGATTCTTCGACGAGGTCCTCAGCCTGCCCGCCGCCCCGCTGGAGCCGCGTTGGGTGGTCAGGGACCGGGATTACACGCTCACCGAGATCCCGGAGGGCAGGCTCTACGCCGCGGCCAACCCGGTCAACGACCTCTTCGCTTTGACCTGGCGCTTCGACCTGGGCCGCCGCCACGAGCGGTCTTTGTGCTCGGCCCTGAACCTGCTGGAGCACGCCGGCGCGGGCGCCCTGCCGGCCGAGGAATTCAAGAAGAGGCTCTATGCGCTGGGCGTCAGCCTGCGCACCGGCTGCGGCGAGCAGGAGGCCAGCGTCTCTCTCAGCGGCCTGGAGAAGGACCTCTGGCCCTCGCTGCAGCTCATGCGGGAGCATTTCGACTCCCCGCGCACGGACACCGACACCTTGAAGAAGATGGTCGAGGTGGCCATCGGCGCGCACCAGGACAACAGGAAGAACCCCGCCTATATCCACCATGCCTTGTCCGAACTGGCGGAGCGCGGCAAGGAATCCGGCGTGCTCCTGGAGCTCTCCGACTCGGAGCTGCGCGCGCTCAAGGAGGACAGCTTGAAGGCCTTGGCGCGCAGCCTCCTGGACTACAAGCGTCGGGTCATCTATGTGGGCAGCCGCACGCCGGGAGAGGTCGCGCGCCTCATCGACCAAGGGCGCCGCGGCTACAAGGACCCGCCGGCCTACAAGCCTCAGCGCTACCTCAAGCCGGCGCGGGACAAGGTGCTCTTCACGCACCGCGACATGCTCCAGTCCCAGATCGGGATATTCGCGGCCGACGAGGTGTATGACCCGCGGCATGCCGTGGACTACCAGTTCCTGGCCAACTACCTGGGCGGGGGCATGAGCTCGGTCATCTTCCAGGAGGTCCGCGAAGCCCGGGCCTTGGCCTACCAGGCCAGCGGCGGCTATTGGGGAGCGTCCAAGACGGGGGACGAGAACCAGGTCTGGGGCTATCTGGGGACCCAGGCTGACAAGACCTCGGAGGCCGCGGCGCTCCTGCGCGGCTTGCTCCTGAGTCCGCCCCTTTCCGGCCCGCGTTTCGCTGAGACGGCCAAGGGCATAGAGGAGAGCTACCGCACCAACCCCATCCAGTTCCGCTCCGTGCCGGGCGCCGTGATCGGCTGGGAGGAACTGGGCCTCTCCGGAGACCCCCGCCCGGAGCGCTTCGCGCGCGTCCTCGAATACAAGCTCGACGATCTCGCGCGATTCTCACGGCGCTTCCAGGGCCGGCCTATGACCGTCTATGTCCTGGGCCACCGCGACCGGCTCGGCCTTGACGCGCTCAAGAAGCTGGGGGACTTCGAGGAGAAGTCCTTGGACCAGATCTTCCCTTACTGA